A section of the Zymoseptoria tritici IPO323 chromosome 9, whole genome shotgun sequence genome encodes:
- a CDS encoding putative major facilitator superfamily transporter (MFS-MDR transporter belonging to the DHA2 subfamily. These type of MFS transporters are implicated in MDR and secretion of fungal secondary metabolites.), translating into MTTAPTVLDTQPEPDEALVRQKSMRASRFRHISAEVGFCFTIAMTQFLAEYLITGFAIELPRIVARIGAEDGAGSMGTFWPASLLSLILSATLLIFARISDMYGGYLPFMFGVTWLFIWTSVAGFANSLTLLDVSRAMQGLAIAAFVPSTFAMIGSIYSDGPRKNFVLGMYAGFAPLGFFGGFLAAGALPEDSPGWYFWIAAAISFITVVTAYLTVPRDAADREAMDLKMDWAGAILITGGLILVAYALAVEPYASELDSSRTGWSYPMVLGPLISGMFALGAAFYVEGWVARCPLLPFSFFRPKSVKAFSFACLCFYASYGVWLYESAKVLQSPYATGTEHGIQGVTLALWYVPTALGGLLLCMVGGALLHIVPILLLLFISGLAWIGAPLLLALCPIPMNYWAFVMPSMLCATAGIDLTFTISVVFLSAVQPLKHQGLAGAVSSILVNLAMSFSLSISEIVSIKAKSTVAMPDRASAEWAAMDDVRTHRGSQAAFIYAAASAGLGLIVCILFVRISRSRVNTKPVDEECPREKNSRPVSSEAPTLTERES; encoded by the coding sequence ATGACGACTGCGCCAACCGTCCTCGACACTCAACCCGAACCCGATGAAGCCCTCGTGCGGCAGAAGAGCATGCGCGCCAGTCGCTTCCGCCACATCTCGGCGGAAGTTGGCTTCTGCTTCACCATCGCCATGACCCAGTTCCTCGCCGAGTACCTCATCACGGGCTTCGCCATCGAGCTCCCTCGAATCGTCGCACGGATCGGCGCAGAAGATGGCGCGGGCTCGATGGGCACGTTCTGGCCGGCGTCACTGCTGTCTCTCATCCTCAGCGCTACGCTGTTGATCTTTGCCAGGATCAGCGATATGTACGGCGGGTATCTGCCGTTCATGTTCGGTGTTACGTGGCTTTTCATCTGGACTTCGGTGGCGGGCTTTGCGAATTCTCTGACCTTGCTTGATGTCTCCCGCGCAATGCAGGGGCTTGCGATTGCGGCGTTTGTACCCTCAACCTTCGCCATGATTGGCAGTATCTACAGCGATGGACCTCGTAAGAATTTCGTGCTTGGAATGTACGCCGGCTTTGCGCCACTGGGGTTCTTCGGTGGATTTCTGGCTGCTGGTGCCTTGCCCGAGGACTCGCCTGGCTGGTATTTCTGGATTGCAGCGGCGATCTCCTTCATCACTGTCGTTACGGCGTACTTAACCGTTCCTCGGGATGCGGCAGACAGAGAAGCGATGGACCTCAAGATGGACTGGGCCGGAGCTATACTCATCACAGGTGGCTTGATTCTGGTCGCTTACGCTCTGGCCGTCGAGCCATACGCCAGTGAGCTCGACTCGTCCAGGACCGGTTGGAGCTACCCGATGGTGCTTGGGCCATTAATCTCTGGCATGTTCGCTCTCGGTGCAGCGTTCTACGTCGAAGGCTGGGTTGCAAGATGTCCTCTCCTTCCATTCAGCTTCTTCAGGCCGAAAAGCGTGAAGGcattctccttcgcctgCCTCTGCTTCTACGCCTCCTACGGCGTTTGGTTGTACGAGTCAGCAAAGGTCCTCCAGAGCCCTTACGCTACCGGAACAGAGCATGGTATCCAAGGAGTGACCCTCGCACTGTGGTACGTTCCTACTGCACTGGGTGGTCTTCTCCTCTGCATGGTCGGCGGCGCACTTCTTCACATCGTCCCGATCTTGCTTCTCCTGTTCATCTCCGGCCTCGCTTGGATCGGAGCACCTCTCCTCCTGGCTCTCTGCCCCATTCCAATGAACTACTGGGCCTTCGTCATGCCATCCATGCTCTGCGCCACAGCCGGGATCGACCTCACATTCACCATCTCAGTTGTGTTCCTCTCCGCCGTGCAGCCTCTCAAACACCAAGGTCTGGCTGGAGCCGTGTCTTCGATTCTGGTGAACCTGGCCATGTCTTTCTCGTTGTCGATCTCAGAGATCGTGTCCATCAAAGCGAAGAGCACGGTCGCAATGCCAGATCGCGCATCAGCTGAGTGGGCCGCCATGGATGACGTCCGAACGCATCGAGGCTCTCAGGCAGCATTCATCTACGCTGCTGCCTCCGCGGGCCTTGGTCTTATCGTATGCATTCTCTTTGTGAGGATCTCCAGGTCTCGTGTCAACACGAAGCCGGTGGATGAAGAGTGTCCAAGGGAAAAGAACTCGAGGCCGGTGTCATCTGAGGCGCCAACCTTGACCGAAAGAGAGTCGTGA
- a CDS encoding SNF2 family DNA-dependent ATPase domain-containing protein, translating to TLKHYQVLGVAFMRRRENGTSEPRGGILADEMGLGKTIQMIANIINGKPDKRAEEKCTLIIASPALISQWYDEILKFTQFKKTKKNKDDGNDKSKHGLGAVIQHRAKHRIPGSEKQIIATIKKASVCLTTWGEVNKSYPKAVCPRELTTAGQKSEWWRNHFNEEKGIFHKIKFHRIVLDEAQHIKNHTGHASMACRALLANHYWAISGTPLMNGVKEMYAYLRFIRYPNAGSFKLFSENFCSREDPNGSEKLGVILRQFVIRRTHADTLFKAKLLDLPPPTQRVLYLEFNEVERSVYEIVKNRFIQRINAMNRREGVKSGYNHIWTMLLRLRQLCAHPLLIQDTILDLLEREDFEKLNQITEDTSDDSEETTGILSHLKHRCSSCRNPPAEPHITSCFHIYCHQCLMTIQHGAARQGKDHARCLECGAEFQSVKMLDERIVENQPPAANGKTKKKKKDARPQLNWIGLNGEVLPSAKTIAAKAQILEWLSSDPTAKIIIYTQFIPMVTILAKVCETEGWGYCKYTGGMSLDAREKSIREFSRNDGEKGDEEDDDQDDEPEPKRILIASLKAGGLGLNIVAASRVIMLDPWWNDAVEQQAFCRVFRIGQVKETQLTRFCVKNTIDAAMFQVKERKIDEIEKVME from the exons ACGCTGAAGCATTACCAAGTCCTCGGCGTCGCTTTCATGCGGAGGCGCGAGAATGGTACCAGTGAGCCTCGCGGAGGCATTCTCGCCGACGAGATGGGTCTCGGCAAGACCATTCAGATGATTGCAAACATCATCAATGGCAAACCCGACAAAAGAGCCGAGGAGAAATGCACCCTCATTATCGCTTCGCCGGCCTTAATCTCACAATGGTATGATGAGATTCTGAAGTTCACCCAGTtcaagaagacgaagaagaacaaggacgaTGGGAATGACAAATCGAAGCATGGCCTTGGCGCGGTGATTCAGCATCGAGCCAAGCATCGGATTCCGGGGAGTGAGAAGCAGATCATCGCGACGATCAAGAAGGCATCCGTTTGCCTCACAACTTGGGGCGAGGTCAACAAAAGCTACCCGAAAGCCGTGTGTCCCAGAGAGCTCACAACCGCGGGACAGAAGTCGGAATGGTGGAGAAATCACTTCAACGAGGAGAAAGGCATCTTCCACAAGATCAAGTTCCACAGGATCGTTCTTGATGAGGCGCAACACATCAAGAATCACACCGGCCACGCCAGCATGGCATGTCGGGCACTTCTGGCGAACCACTACTGGGCCATCTCCGGTACGCCGTTGATGAACGGAGTCAAGGAGATGTATGCCTACCTTCGATTCATCCGCTATCCCAATGCCGGCTCTTTCAAACTGTTTTCGGAAAACTTCTGCTCCAGGGAAGACCCGAACGGCAGCGAAAAGCTCGGAGTCATCCTCCGCCAATTTGTCATCCGCCGCACACATGCGGACACTTTGTTCAAGGCGAAGTTGTTGGACCTGCCGCCGCCCACGCAGAGAGTCCTGTATCTGGAATTCAATGAGGTCGAACGTAGTGTCTACGAGATCGTCAAGAACCGCTTCATCCAGCGCATCAACGCCATGAACCGACGTGAGGGCGTGAAGTCTGGATATAACCACATCTGGACCATGCTGCTGCGGCTGAGGCAGCTTTGCGCGCACCCACTTCTCATCCAGGACACGATCCTAGACTtgctggagagggaggactTTGAGAAGCTGAACCAGATTACCGAGGACACCAGCGACGACTCCGAAGAAACCACTGGCATCTTGAGTCACCTCAAGCAC CGGTGCTCGAGCTGTCGGAACCCGCCTGCGGAGCCACATATCACATCTTGCTTCCACATCTACTGCCATCAGTGCTTGATGACCATCCAGCATGGCGCGGCTCGCCAGGGAAAAGACCATGCGCGCTGTTTGGAGTGCGGTGCCGAGTTTCAAAGCGTGAAGATGCTCGACGAGCGGATAGTGGAAAATCAGCCACCAGCCGCCAACGGCAAaaccaagaagaagaagaaagatgcTCGCCCACAACTGAATTGGATCGGACTAAACGGTGAAGTCCTTCCTTCTGCCAAAACTATTGCGGCCAAGGCGCAGATCCTCGAATGGTTGTCCTCCGACCCCACCGCAAAAATCATCATCTACACGCAATTCATCCCGATGGTGACTATATTGGCCAAAGTCTGCGAGACTGAGGGCTGGGGCTACTGCAAATACACGGGCGGAATGTCGCTCGACGCCCGCGAGAAGTCGATCCGCGAGTTCAGCAGGAACGACGGCGAGAaaggcgacgaagaagacgacgatcAAGACGACGAGCCCGAGCCTAAgcgcatcctcatcgcctcTCTCAAAGCCGGCGGTCTGGGACTGAACATCGTCGCAGCCTCTCGCGTCATCATGCTCGATCCATGGTGGAACGACGCCGTAGAGCAGCAGGCTTTCTGCCGCGTTTTCCGCATCGGGCAGGTGAAGGAGACTCAGCTCACGCGCTTCTGTGTGAAGAATACCATTGACGCCGCCATGTTTCAGGTCAAGGAGCGCAAGATCGATGAAATTGAAAAAGTCATGGAG
- a CDS encoding uncharacterized protein (Secreted small (329aa) protein. Probable belongs to a family (lighly conservation with hypothetical fungal proteins)), with product MSLVHPLGRALAAIFLFVTFVHGQTCYYPGGLESGHTACGSSEDGEASACCGEEATCLGSGLCFSHGIMSRGSCTDKDWKDEACATVCTQGLLNFTAPITPCSDNGTSGVFACGLNTTACRRPDRTFTLPSYPSVILRASELSALASPAVSSALANAPTPAAVTVTATPSVTSDPNLHTSAEMAGLAVGLAIPLLISLAFCFSLYRREQSRTPKLMYPLPDNMEDPYTMKDGRSLSPFPFARSPSTATSLRPPVSRDGSEISAMTGMAKKEHSQPGPMHTFQDRYHLMKSKSGGLQVQRVELDASPEGMGEEFEEVEMDDVKVKPREQF from the exons ATGTCACTCGTTCACCCGCTCGGTCGGGCCCTGGCGGCTATTTTCCTTTTCGTCACTTTCGTTCACGGTCAGACTTGTTACTATCCAGGAGGATTAGAGTCGGGTCATACAGCATGCGGTAGcagcgaagatggcgaggctTCGGCATGCTGTGGCGAGGAGGCGACATGTTTGGGGAGCGGACTCTGCTTCAGTCATGGCATTATGTCGCGCGGAAGTTGTACGGATAAGGATTGGAAGGACGAGGCTTGTGCTACGGTCTGCACACAGG GCCTCCTCAACTTTACCGCTCCCATAACGCCCTGCAGCGACAACGGCAcctccggcgtcttcgccTGCGGCCTCAACACCACGGCCTGCCGGCGGCCGGACAGAACCTTCACCTTACCCTCCTATCCCTCAGTCATTCTCCGCGCCTCCGAGCTTTCCGCCCTCGCTTCTCCCGCCGTCAGCAGCGCTCTCGCTAACGCACCAACGCCCGCTGCCGTAACTGTAACCGCTACACCATCGGTCACATCTGACCCCAACCTCCACACCTCCGCCGAAATGGCTGGCCTTGCAGTTGGCCTCGCGATTCCgctcctcatctccctcgccttctgcttctcccTCTATCGCCGCGAACAAAGCCGCACGCCGAAGCTCATGTACCCTCTCCCCGACAACATGGAAGACCCATACACGATGAAAGACGGACGCAGCCTTTCACCCTTTCCTTTCGCTCGATCTCCCTCCACGGCGACGAGTCTCCGACCGCCAGTGTCGCGGGACGGCAGCGAGATCAGTGCGATGACAGGCATGGCCAAGAAAGAGCATTCGCAACCGGGTCCCATGCACACGTTTCAGGACAGGTACCATCTGATGAAGAGTAAGAGTGGAGGATTACAGGTGCAGAGGGTTGAGTTGGATGCGAGTCCGGAGGGAATGGgggaggagtttgaggaggtggagatggatgATGTGAAGGTGAAGCCGAGGGAGCAGTTTTGA
- a CDS encoding uncharacterized protein (secreted small (375aa) protein, predicted. No reliable hits with protein databases, neither with hypothetical (not significant match; just on Pro residues). Acidic, PI 5.36 Predicted highly glycosylated. Probable M graminicola specific protein (novel gene). unknown function.. ...), giving the protein MHSTTTLFALVAPLLANAQQAYGPQYQQPSSSAVPPPPPVISTLLPPPPYPHHSYPPYPAGNSSMPASSGTAPGPTAPASTTVPAIPSSSSEAHPYPPQSTSAPPGPPNPYWHGPSSTPGGPNPYWHGPSSTPGGPNPYWHGPSSSSAQPYVPESTSAPPGPPPYPHPPASTSAPPGPPPYPNPPASSSAPPGPPPYPHPPASTSAPPGPPPYPHPPYPAGNSSLPASSGTAPGPTAPATTDRIPYTVPTAGIYTLPPPITLLTSTISAPPACPTTLTYTNPGVLDGCDIKQYGHTSTAWVDCHGCQELVTSTYYNPFAGLGPSQRLQCCAARPDDDECGWGGTATGVLSSAAADEGLEWLREMYEEGRGGGSGG; this is encoded by the exons ATgcactccaccaccactctTTTCGCCCTGGTGGCGCCCCTCCTCGCCAATGCCCAACAGGCATACGGGCCACAGTACCAACAGCCCTCGTCTTCTGCCGTccctccgccaccaccgGTCATTAGCACGCttctgccgccgccgccgtacCCGCATCACTCGTACCCTCCTTACCCAGCTGGCAATTCCTCCATGCCCGCCTCATCTGGAACAGCACCCGGTCCAACGGCGCCTGCATCGACGACGGTACCAGCGATACCGTCCTCGAGCTCAGAAGCCCACCCATACCCGCCGCAATCCACCTCCGCTCCCCCAGGTCCGCCAAACCCATACTGGCATGGCCCGTCCTCGACTCCTGGTGGTCCAAACCCATACTGGCATGGCCCGTCCTCGACTCCCGGTGGTCCAAACCCATACTGGCACGGCCCATCCTCGAGCTCCGCCCAACCATACGTGCCAGAGTCCACCTCCGCACCTCCAGGTCCCCCTCCATACCCTCATCCACCGGCGTCCACGTCGGCACCTCCAGGTCCTCCTCCATACCCCAATCCACCCGCATCCTCGTCGGCACCTCCAGGTCCTCCTCCATACCCTCACCCACCGGCATCGACCTCCGCACCTCCAGGTCCCCCTCCATACCCTCACCCACCCTACCCAGCCGGCAACAGCTCCCTCCCCGCTTCATCCGGCACAGCACCCGGTCCAACCGCACCTGCTACCACCGACCGCATTCCCTACACCGTCCCCACGGCCGGAATCTACACTCTCCCTCCACCCATCACCCTCTTAACGAGCACCATCTCGGCACCCCCCGCTTGCCCGACCACGTTGACGTATACGAACCCGGGCGTCCTGGACGGATGCGACATCAAGCAGTATGGACACACGAGTACCGCGTGGGTGGATTGTCATGGTTGTCAGGAATTGGTGACGAGTActtattataatcctttcGCGGGGTTGGGGCCG TCCCAGCGGCTCCAGTGCTGCGCCGCCCGccccgacgacgacgagtgCGGGTGGGGAGGGACCGCCACCGGGGTATTATCATCAGCCGCCGCAGACGAAGGTTTAGAGTGGTTGAGAGAAATGTATGAagaggggagaggaggagggagtggaggatga